A genomic window from Pseudonocardia broussonetiae includes:
- a CDS encoding prephenate dehydrogenase: MRAAEKAGRAVWGTSASEDTAAEARADGFDVTTDTDDALRRAADADALVVLAVPLPVLPEVLRRVDAVAPEVRLTDAVSVKVAVADAVARYAPRARYVGGHPMAGTSESGWSAGLAELFVDAAWVVAADDGLDLDVWRDVAELAWACGARVVPAAADEHDLAVARVSHLPHLLAAVLAAVGAGGDDALPLALAAGSFADGTRVAGTRPELVLAMCEGNRDALLGAVDDALGRLGAMRGALASTGGLTATVFAGHAGRERWAASRDPKGVKVSLKGRAPLAALRAVGRRGAVVSGWKA, encoded by the coding sequence ATGCGCGCCGCGGAGAAGGCGGGCCGGGCGGTGTGGGGCACGAGCGCGTCGGAGGACACGGCGGCCGAGGCCCGGGCCGACGGCTTCGACGTCACCACCGACACCGACGACGCCCTGCGCCGCGCCGCCGACGCCGACGCGCTCGTCGTGCTGGCCGTGCCGCTGCCGGTGCTGCCCGAGGTGCTGCGCCGCGTCGACGCCGTGGCGCCGGAGGTGCGGCTGACCGACGCCGTGAGCGTCAAGGTCGCTGTGGCCGACGCCGTGGCCCGGTACGCGCCGCGCGCGCGGTACGTCGGCGGGCACCCGATGGCGGGTACGAGCGAGTCGGGGTGGTCGGCGGGGCTCGCGGAGCTGTTCGTCGACGCCGCGTGGGTGGTGGCCGCCGACGACGGCCTCGACCTCGACGTCTGGCGCGACGTCGCCGAGCTCGCCTGGGCCTGCGGCGCCCGCGTGGTCCCGGCCGCGGCCGACGAGCACGACCTCGCGGTGGCGCGCGTGTCCCACCTGCCGCACCTGCTCGCCGCCGTGCTCGCCGCGGTCGGCGCGGGCGGCGACGACGCCCTGCCGCTCGCCCTGGCCGCCGGCTCCTTCGCCGACGGCACCCGCGTCGCGGGCACGCGCCCGGAGCTCGTCCTCGCGATGTGCGAGGGCAACCGCGACGCCCTGCTCGGCGCCGTCGACGACGCCCTGGGCCGGCTCGGCGCGATGCGCGGCGCGCTCGCCTCCACCGGCGGCCTCACCGCCACGGTGTTCGCCGGGCACGCGGGCCGCGAGCGCTGGGCTGCGAGCCGCGACCCGAAGGGGGTGAAGGTCAGCCTGAAGGGGCGCGCCCCGCTGGCCGCCCTGCGCGCGGTCGGACGGCGCGGAGCCGTGGTGTCGGGGTGGAAGGCCTGA
- a CDS encoding putative glycolipid-binding domain-containing protein has product MLTWQAEDGHGLEGTRLLLGAGGGFRALGRMVRTGPDGDYTASYRLVVADDGTVERLSVTSATAQRERHLTLNRTEDGFWLLDTGSGGTRAPFGGAVDVDLAHSPMFNTVPIRRLGLHTGVGTHTLPMAFVTLPGLEVQEVEQVYETVSVLDDAGAACVAFRWDDFGAELTVDADGVVQRYPGVAARLTPVAPGATT; this is encoded by the coding sequence ATGCTGACCTGGCAGGCCGAGGACGGCCACGGGCTCGAAGGCACCCGGCTGCTGCTCGGGGCCGGTGGCGGATTCCGCGCACTGGGCCGGATGGTCCGCACCGGGCCCGACGGCGACTACACCGCGTCCTACCGGCTCGTCGTCGCCGACGACGGCACGGTGGAGCGCCTGTCGGTGACCAGCGCCACCGCCCAGCGGGAGCGGCACCTCACGCTGAACCGCACCGAGGACGGCTTCTGGCTGCTCGACACGGGCTCCGGCGGCACCCGCGCGCCGTTCGGCGGTGCGGTCGACGTCGACCTCGCGCACAGCCCGATGTTCAACACGGTGCCGATCCGGCGCCTGGGGCTGCACACCGGGGTCGGCACGCACACGCTGCCGATGGCGTTCGTGACGCTGCCCGGGCTGGAGGTGCAGGAGGTGGAGCAGGTCTACGAGACCGTCTCCGTCCTCGACGACGCCGGCGCCGCCTGCGTCGCGTTCCGCTGGGACGACTTCGGCGCGGAGCTCACGGTCGACGCCGACGGCGTGGTGCAGCGCTACCCGGGCGTGGCCGCCCGCCTCACCCCGGTGGCACCGGGGGCGACGACCTAG